Below is a window of Candidatus Cloacimonadota bacterium DNA.
ATAGTATCCAGATGCTTGCCGATTTCTGGCAGCAGGCTCAGGATGCGGCGTTCAGCGGGAGATAGTACGGTGTAATAGTCTCTATTGGAGATTTGCTGGATGCAGGTTTCACAGATTATCTCAGAAGCACCGCTAAATCCAGCAGGGCCTGAAACAGTATTGCACACGCAGCATCTGTTTAATTCGATGTTTATGCCCAATAGCTTGAATATCTTTAGAAGCAGTCGCCAGAAGATCAAAATAGCGTTACTGTCCAGCTTTTGCAGATAGCCCAGATAGTCTTTTAGCAACGTGTAGTAATCCCCTGCTTCTGCTCCACTGATCAGTATCTTGGATATCAGCTCTGCTCCAGCCTCTGCTGCTGCCCAGGTCGATGTGGACGGATACTGTGAATAATCCTGTAGCAATACGGCTTCTTTTAAGATGTAGAGTCCTTCTTCCTTGGGTTCATACAAGTTGAATTCATATTCCGCGAAACGCAAAAGAGGTTCCTGTTTCTTGAGCCATCCTTTGGCAATTATGGAAATCTGTGCCCTTTCAGCGCTGAATATTCTTAAGATTTGACTGCTTTCACTAAAGGGTATCAGCCCCAGGATGATGCCATTGGTCTTGATCACAATCCCAGTTCCTCTTTGATGGCACGGATGTCTTTGGGATTGGCAAAGAAGGTCTTGTAATTTGTGTAAGTGATAAATCCGGCTGCGCTACCTTTGGGTTTTCTCAAGTAGCGCACCTGGGTATAGTCCACCGGCACATTCACGGAAAACTTTGCCTGCGAATACCACGCTGCCAGTGCACAGCATGCCCGGATCAATTCTGCAGGAACTTCCTGCTTACGATAGTTCTTTAATAGCACATGTGCTCCCCGATAGATACGGCTGTGAAACCACCAATCCTGAGCTTTACCCAGTTTTGTGCTTATAAAGTCGTTTTCCTTTGCTTTTCTACCGATGTACACTTGCCAGTTTTCATCGATTCTAAGTTGCAGGATACGGTCCAGTTGATTGATCTTTTGAACAATGCTGCTGCTCTTGTCATGTGTATCCACATCCAAGTCCTCTCCACTTTCCATTCTGGAGATGAGAGCTTGCACAGCTTCGATCTCTCCCCGGGTGCGCTCAAGATTGATCTCGATGATAGCTTTCCCGCTTTTGGCTTTCTGATACTTCTTCAGATAATAATGCAGGTTTTGTTGCGGACTCTTTTCGGGGAACAGCGGTACGTGAATCTCGGCCAATAGTGGATCATGATAGTTCGTTACAATCAGCTCCTCCTGCCCAGGAATGATCAGCTTCATATTAGGCTTAATAGCTTCGGCACAGGCAAAATAGTAGTCCATCTTCAATGCGTTTTTCAGGTCTTGGAGCTGTAAATCCAATTTCTTATTCAAGCGTTTCAACTCTTTATTCAACAGGCGTATCTTGCTGTCAAGAGTAGATTTGCTATCTGCAGGAAGCAACACTTTCTGATGCCTTTGCGCAAAATAATCATTGATGGAGCTGGCTCCGGAATTAGCCGGAATCTGGATTATCTCTTTTTTATCCGGTTCGAAACTCGTTTGAGGCGGATAGTAGGGTTGGTTTGCCAGTACCATGCGCATGGGATTGTCTGCCAAAGAGTATCTTACCAAGGCATCCACTACCACGTTCTTCTCACGGTTAATCAATATCACATTGGGTTTTGGCGGCATCAGCTCGCACACTATCTCAAATGTACGATTCTCGCCATAAATGTCCTTTTGCTCGCAGAATATCGAGATAATACGGTCATTATCTTTAATCGCAATCTGGCTAATAAGAGTCCCCTTCAGTTGAGGCCATATCTCACTTGTCTTTTTAAGTAGGTCTACGGATTCACGATGGTAAATAAAGCTATCCTGGGGGCTAAGTACGATCACCAACACGCCCGCTTTGATCAAGCGGAGATACAGGGTATTTTGATGTAGCGTAATCCTGTCCACACTTGCCTTAAGCTCCTCAAATTCCCGTACCCAAGCCGCTAAGTAGCCATATTTCATTATGCATCCAATATTCTATTTGACTTGACACAAAATCCAATGTATCATGAAATGACACAGATAATAAAACGCGATAGGAGTCAAGTATGAAAACTGCCCAAATTATAATCATAGGTGCCTTGGCTATTTTGGCCATCATCTTTGGCATCATATGGATGAATGCTGCCAAAGAAAACAAGGTCCTGCAAAAGAGCAATGAAGATCTTCAGGCTCTGTACGAATCTTCCACCACTACCATCGGTGAGATACAAGAAAGCCTGCAAGCTATGGACCAAGATCTTTCCGGACAGCTCTTTACCCAGGGCGAAATCCCCGGAAGCACCCCGGCGGACAGACGAGAACAAATCATCAGCTCCATTGCAAATATGAGAGACCAGATCGAAACTGACAAGAAGAAAATCGCCCAATTGGAAGCGCAACTGGCTGGTTCCAAGACCCAATTACGCTCAGTTCAACAGATGGTGGATCGCTTGAAAGCATCTCTGGAAGAGAAAGAAACCATCATGGCTGAACTGCAGGAACGCATGGGTATCCTCAATGAAACCATCGAAGAAGAACGCCGCCAAAGCCAAATTATCGTTGCTGAGCGTGAACTAACTATTGCCGAACGCGAGCAGGAACTTATCGATGCCGAGCGCGAAGCCAATACCATCTACTACGTGGTGGGCACTCGCAGCAAGCTTCTGGAAATGGGAGTTATCGACCGCAAAGGTGGCATTTTGGGCATAGGCAGAGTTACTACCGTTGCCGACGAGATCGACACGGAGAAGTTCTCTATGATCAATCTCAGTGATGATGATCAGATCAGCTTCAAAGCCACCAAAAAGGGCTACAGTATTCTCTCCAATCATATCGCTACCACCTACAGTGTGGAGAAAGTAGAAGGAGAATATGTGCTCACCATTACTGACAAGGAGAATTTCCGCAAGCAAAAATTCCTCGTAATTGAGCTTCTATAACGCGTTGTATTTACTGAAAAAGCCCCGGTTTATGTACTGGGGCTTTTCAGTTTTATTTGGTTATTTCTTACAGATAGGATAGAACCTTGTTTGCCTTGCCTATGAAGGCCTTGAGTTCGTCTCCGCTAAAGGCTTTCTGTTCCAGAAGTGAAAGATCGTGGATGTACCCGCAGAGCGTCTTGATCTCATCCTCTTTACCCTCTTTGTCCAAACTTACAAGCTTCTGGATAACAGGGCTTTCCGTGTTTACTACCAGACTGTGATGCTTCAGCATATCGCCTCCCCCGCCCATACGTGAAATCATGTCCATATCGTGCCAGCGGCGCATGAATTCACTGAAGACAATCATTCCAGGGATGTCCTTGCTTTTCAGATTCTTCACTTCTACTTTCAGCTCTGTATAGGCATGATTGTGAAGCTCTTCCATAGCCTCTTTGCCCAGCTCTTTCTTTAGTTCTGTAGGTAGTTCCAAGAGGTCTATGATGGTCTGTTCATCTTTCTGAATTTGATAAGGAGTTAGTGATTTCGCCGCCTCAGGATACTTTTTGAAGAAATCCTTCAGGCTTTCTTTGCTGAATGATGCTTCCAGCTTTTGATCCAAGGCTTTGTAGAATATCTGCTGCAAGCGGTCTTTGTCTTCATCGGACAGGCTGCTGCCTTCCTTGTTCACCAGGAGGTCGTTAACTTCACTGTCCACACGGATGAATTCTACCTTTTCCAGCTTGCTTTCCAGCTTTTGGAACAGGTGAATATCCAGCGGGGAATTCTGGAATACTACTTCAATGCCCTGCTCTTTCATCAGGTTCAGATAACTCACTTGCGTGTCTTCGCTGGCAGCGTACCATATTCTGGTATTTCCTTCGCTCACTGCTGCGTTGCGTTGTTTGTATTCTTCCACGGTCAAATAGTCTCCACCTGCGGATTTGAAGATGGCGATGTCCTTCATGGCATCGAAGAATTCGTCTTCTTTCAGCATGCCAAACTTGATGAAGGCATTGATGTCTTCCCAGTATTCCTCATATTTCTTGCGGTCTTCCTTGAAAGTCGCCTGGAAGTGATCTGCCACTTTCTTGATGATGTATTTGGATATCTTTTGCACCTCAGTGTCGTTTTGTAAGAAGCTGCGCGATACGTTCAAAGGAATATCCGGGATATCGATGCCGCCTTTCAGCAAAAGCAGGAATTCCGGAATAAGGTCTTCCAGATTGTCTGCAACAAAAACATTGTTGCAAAAGAGTTTAACCTCGCCCTTAAAGAACTCCGGTTCATTACGTAATTTAGGGAAATAAAGGATGCCTTTCAGGTTGAAGGGGAAATCCACATTCAGATGAATCCAGAACACAGGATCCTTGTAATCATGGAATACTTCCTGATAAAACTTGATGTACTCTTCACGCGTTACATCCTTGGGCTTCCGATTCCATAAGGCTTCGGTCTGATTGACCTGTTTACCGTCAAACATGATCTTGATCGGCATAAAGTTGCAATAACGTTCCAGAATATCCTTGATCTTGCTATCTTCTGCATAGTCCTTGGAATCTTCGTTGAAGTGTAAAGTGATGGTGGTTCCCACTTCCTTGCGCTTGCCCTCGGTCATGGTGTATTCTGTAGAACCGTCACATTCCCAGTAAGCTGCTTTACTTCCTTCGCTTACCGATAATGAATCGATGGTCACCTTCTCCGCAACCATGAAGGCGGAATAGAAGCCCAGACCAAAGTGTCCAATGATATTTGCCTGTACATCCTTGAATTTATTCACGAATTCCTCGGCTCCGGAGAAAGCGATCTGATTGATGTATTTGCGAATCTCGTCTGCAGTCATGCCTATTCCAGTGTCTATCACTTGCAGGGTTTTCTTGGATTTATCCAGTTTGACCTCAATTTGCATGTCTTCAGCTTTGAAATTAGGGTC
It encodes the following:
- a CDS encoding NFACT RNA binding domain-containing protein, with product MKYGYLAAWVREFEELKASVDRITLHQNTLYLRLIKAGVLVIVLSPQDSFIYHRESVDLLKKTSEIWPQLKGTLISQIAIKDNDRIISIFCEQKDIYGENRTFEIVCELMPPKPNVILINREKNVVVDALVRYSLADNPMRMVLANQPYYPPQTSFEPDKKEIIQIPANSGASSINDYFAQRHQKVLLPADSKSTLDSKIRLLNKELKRLNKKLDLQLQDLKNALKMDYYFACAEAIKPNMKLIIPGQEELIVTNYHDPLLAEIHVPLFPEKSPQQNLHYYLKKYQKAKSGKAIIEINLERTRGEIEAVQALISRMESGEDLDVDTHDKSSSIVQKINQLDRILQLRIDENWQVYIGRKAKENDFISTKLGKAQDWWFHSRIYRGAHVLLKNYRKQEVPAELIRACCALAAWYSQAKFSVNVPVDYTQVRYLRKPKGSAAGFITYTNYKTFFANPKDIRAIKEELGL
- the htpG gene encoding molecular chaperone HtpG, with the protein product MATKKRETGSLSIHTENIFPIIKKWLYSQHDIFLRELVSNAVDAISKRKYADPNFKAEDMQIEVKLDKSKKTLQVIDTGIGMTADEIRKYINQIAFSGAEEFVNKFKDVQANIIGHFGLGFYSAFMVAEKVTIDSLSVSEGSKAAYWECDGSTEYTMTEGKRKEVGTTITLHFNEDSKDYAEDSKIKDILERYCNFMPIKIMFDGKQVNQTEALWNRKPKDVTREEYIKFYQEVFHDYKDPVFWIHLNVDFPFNLKGILYFPKLRNEPEFFKGEVKLFCNNVFVADNLEDLIPEFLLLLKGGIDIPDIPLNVSRSFLQNDTEVQKISKYIIKKVADHFQATFKEDRKKYEEYWEDINAFIKFGMLKEDEFFDAMKDIAIFKSAGGDYLTVEEYKQRNAAVSEGNTRIWYAASEDTQVSYLNLMKEQGIEVVFQNSPLDIHLFQKLESKLEKVEFIRVDSEVNDLLVNKEGSSLSDEDKDRLQQIFYKALDQKLEASFSKESLKDFFKKYPEAAKSLTPYQIQKDEQTIIDLLELPTELKKELGKEAMEELHNHAYTELKVEVKNLKSKDIPGMIVFSEFMRRWHDMDMISRMGGGGDMLKHHSLVVNTESPVIQKLVSLDKEGKEDEIKTLCGYIHDLSLLEQKAFSGDELKAFIGKANKVLSYL
- the recO gene encoding DNA repair protein RecO; this encodes MIKTNGIILGLIPFSESSQILRIFSAERAQISIIAKGWLKKQEPLLRFAEYEFNLYEPKEEGLYILKEAVLLQDYSQYPSTSTWAAAEAGAELISKILISGAEAGDYYTLLKDYLGYLQKLDSNAILIFWRLLLKIFKLLGINIELNRCCVCNTVSGPAGFSGASEIICETCIQQISNRDYYTVLSPAERRILSLLPEIGKHLDTIKPDAETVNKLNGFFLAYYTAQQKQTLTLKSLSVLSQFYQ